The genome window GGCGGGAGTAGCCCAGCTTAATTTCATTAATCGTTTTTTCCAATTCTTCTTCCAAAATGGTTTTTTCTTTGGCAATTTTGATAATTCTTTCAAAGGCGGTTAAATAGTCCAACCCGGATTCAATAATCAAAGCCGCCAAATCTACCGTCGTGGAGAAATTGCCCAAAATTTCCGCCTGACGTTTTTGAATTTTGCTCTTAATCAATACGTCCGGCACCATAAAGCAAACCGGCACCAAAAGAACCGGCCAGATGGCCTGGAACAACAGCATAATGGCCGCGGGTATCACTAGGGCCGCAATGACTTTAGTATATAAAATATCCACCGGCTGCGGCGTATCCGGGCTGCCCAGCTGCATATGCATTTCTTCCAAACTTTTTTCCAAGTGAAAGTTGTGCAGGCAGAACACGGCCAACCGGTCTAAAATCTTTTCTTCCGGTTTCAGCCGCGCAAAGCTGGAAGTAGACTTAAAGCGGCGCACCGCCACGTCTACAATTTCTTCTTTTTTAGGCTTCGGAGACAGCAAACCAAAGATAGTGAGAAATACCGAAAACATCCCCACCGCCAGCAACAAGTTCAGCCCTAATGTAAACACTAAATTGTTCATAATTATACCCGCACTTCTCCCATCTTTTGCAGTACTTTCATACCGATGCCGATCCAGATGATACAGAACAGGAACAGGAAAATACCCATCGGACTGGTATAGAACGAAATCATCTGAGACGGGTTAAAGATAAACATAACCAGCATCATGACAAACGGCATAATACTGACTACAATAGACTGGATTTTTTGCTGGGCGGTCATCGCCTGCAATTTTTCTTCCAGTTTGCTTTCTTCGCGGATGTTTTCCACCAAGCGCGCGAAAATGACCGTCAAGTTACCGCCGACCTGGCGCTGAATGATAATGGCCTTAATAATATACGAAAGCATACGGCTTTCCACGCGGTCGGACAGGCCGTCCAAAGCTTTTTCAAAGGGCGTACCCAGCTGATAGTTTTTAATTACCAGCCCAAATTCATCGGCAATCGGCGGGAGCATATCTTTGGATACCAGTTCAAACCCTTGCACAATGTCCATACCGGAGCGCAGGGAGTTGGAAAGCAAAATTAACGCGTCCATCAGCTGTTTGTTAATGCGTTTGCCGCGGCTTTTCTTTAATGCGTCCAACACGGCCGTAGGCATCCGAATACTGACGACGCCCCCCATAAACACCACCAGCAAAAACACAAACACGCCCGTAAAGCCGCCCACCATCAGGCCCAAGAACAGCCCAAACAGGGCGAACAGGCCTACCGTACCGAATACAATGTATTTGATATCAATCGTAACGAACTGACGGTTAAAATCTTCGGCCCATACCACGCTTTTTTGTTTATATTCTTCCACCAAGCGCAAAATGTTTTCACGTTTATTTTCCAGCAGCAAGTAAACCGCCAAGCCCGCCAGCGAAGACCCCAGCACAATTAAAATCAGGCTTACCATGCGGTCGGCCGTAGTGGTGCGGTAAATTTTCGGATCCGGCGGATAGGTGGGAATAGACGTGCCCAAAAACTGCGAAAACAAATGGTTGGAAAGCACCACTACCGCCATGACGGATTGGCGGTATTTGTCTTCCCGTTGGGCAATAGGGCTGGAAAAAGATTCAATGGTGCTGAAAAATTCATTGTTGATTAATTCAAACGTGGAAAGCATCGAGCGGGCCCGGCCGTCCATGCTGTCTTTCATAATCAGCAGCTGGTTGCCGCGCAGCAAGTCTTTATTCAATCTGTCCAGCGTCGCCATCAGGTTGATACGGTTCCCCACAAACCCGCGCGAGAGCTGCTCCAACACTACCGGCTGGCTGGGATCCAAGGATTTGGCCGCACGGTCTAAAAACAGGTAAACGTTCGAAAACGCCTGGCGCCACAAATCCACTTCGCTATAGGTGCCTTCGTTGGGAACATAGACTACTTTATTTTTATCCATGCGCTCCAATTCCGTAGCAAACCATTCCGGCATTTTAACCGTCCGCCCGGCGGAAGCGCCGCACACGTTGGGCAGAGTGTAAACCTTTTTTTCCGTTTCCAAATTTACGTCAAAAAATTCCGCCAGAATACGCATTTTTTCCTGGGCGCACTGAATCCGTGCCAAATCCTGCTGCCCCAGCGCACGGGCCTGCAGCGGTGCCGGTGCGGCGGCCGCCAAAAGCAATACACCCAATAGAAAAGCATACAGTTTTTTCGTCATATTTCCCTATATTCCAATATCTGCAAATTAATGCTGGGCCGGTGCAGCCGGCGGGGCAGGAGGAACCTGGCGGCTCTTCGCCTGCTGTTGGGCCTGCTGCAAACGCTGCACAGCCAATTTATCCGGTTCGCCGTTTTCATCCAGCGGAATGGCGTTCTTTAAGAAAATCTCCTTATCCACCGGTTGGCCTTTGGCGGCGAAATCGTCAAAGAAGGTCGGCAATTGCCCCGTAGGCGCAAATACCCCCTGCACTTTTCCGTTCTCATCCACCCCGGTCTGCACGTAGCGGAACAAATCCGTAGATTGGATTTCGCCGTCTTTTTGGCCGTGCATTTCGGTAATATACGTTACCTTTCTGGAACCGTCCGAGAAACGGGACAGCTGCACAATCATGTTCACGGCCGAAGAGATCATTTCGCGGATTACATACACCGGCAAATCCACCCCCGTCTGCATGCACATGGCTTCCAAGCGGGACAGACCGTCCCGCGGCGTGTTGGCGTGAATGGTGGTCAAAGATCCTTCGTGACCCGTATTCATGGCCTGCAACATGTCCAACGCTTCGCCGCCGCGGCATTCCCCGACGACAATGCGATCCGGACGCATACGCAAACAGTTCTTTACCAAATCTTGAATGGTGACCGCCCCTTTTCCTTCCACGTTTGGCGGACGGCTTTCCAACGATACCCAGTGCGGCTGCTGCAAGCGCAATTCCGCGGTATCTTCTACGGTAATGATACGTTCATCATCGGCGATATAGCCGGAAATAGCGTTTAAGAATGTAGTTTTACCGGTACCCGTACCGCCGCAGACAATAATGTTCTTGCGGATACGCACACATTTTTCAATAAAAGCCATACATTCCGGGCTAATGGTACCGAAACGATAATAATCTTCCGGGCCGAACGGCTTTTGAGAGAAGCGGCGGATGGTCAGCGTCGGGCCGGATACGGC of Elusimicrobium sp. An273 contains these proteins:
- a CDS encoding type II secretion system F family protein, which gives rise to MNNLVFTLGLNLLLAVGMFSVFLTIFGLLSPKPKKEEIVDVAVRRFKSTSSFARLKPEEKILDRLAVFCLHNFHLEKSLEEMHMQLGSPDTPQPVDILYTKVIAALVIPAAIMLLFQAIWPVLLVPVCFMVPDVLIKSKIQKRQAEILGNFSTTVDLAALIIESGLDYLTAFERIIKIAKEKTILEEELEKTINEIKLGYSRREALERFSARTGVAEVRSLVSLIIQSDELGTSLVDLLRNFSSDLRSRRLSRAEKLAAQASTKMLFPLFVFIFPTIFALILAPMIGSLISGGMGF
- a CDS encoding type II secretion system F family protein, with protein sequence MTKKLYAFLLGVLLLAAAAPAPLQARALGQQDLARIQCAQEKMRILAEFFDVNLETEKKVYTLPNVCGASAGRTVKMPEWFATELERMDKNKVVYVPNEGTYSEVDLWRQAFSNVYLFLDRAAKSLDPSQPVVLEQLSRGFVGNRINLMATLDRLNKDLLRGNQLLIMKDSMDGRARSMLSTFELINNEFFSTIESFSSPIAQREDKYRQSVMAVVVLSNHLFSQFLGTSIPTYPPDPKIYRTTTADRMVSLILIVLGSSLAGLAVYLLLENKRENILRLVEEYKQKSVVWAEDFNRQFVTIDIKYIVFGTVGLFALFGLFLGLMVGGFTGVFVFLLVVFMGGVVSIRMPTAVLDALKKSRGKRINKQLMDALILLSNSLRSGMDIVQGFELVSKDMLPPIADEFGLVIKNYQLGTPFEKALDGLSDRVESRMLSYIIKAIIIQRQVGGNLTVIFARLVENIREESKLEEKLQAMTAQQKIQSIVVSIMPFVMMLVMFIFNPSQMISFYTSPMGIFLFLFCIIWIGIGMKVLQKMGEVRV